The genomic segment TTCGGGTGTGCACGTTACGCTGCTGGCGCCGGGCCCGGTGCGCACCGATCTGCCCGAGGACGCCGAGCGGTCATTGGTCGAACGGCTGGTGCCCGACTTCCTGTGGATCTCCACCGAGCACACCGCTCGGCTCTCGCTGGATGCGTTGGAGCGCAACAAAATGCGCGTCGTTCCCGGCCTGACCTCCAAGGCGATGTCGGTCGGAAGCGGGTATGCCCCCCGCGCGATCGTCGCGCCGATTGCCGGAGCGTTCTACAAGAAGCTCGGCGGCGGCTAACCCTATCTGCGGCCCTATCTGCGGCGCCGGCCCGTCCCGAAGATGCTCTTGACGGCTTCGCGAATCGCGGTGTTGATGCCGCTCTTCACAGTCGGATTCTGCAGCACTTCCTCCCACATGGCCGGACCCTTGGGCTCGGCCGGCGCGGGCATCGGCGGTATCTCGTAAGGGTCTGGATAAGAAGGCAGGTCTCGCGGCGCCGGGGCCTGCGGTGACGGTGGGCGAGGTTGGCGCACTTCAGGTTCCGACGGCTGCTGAATCGTCTGGCCGTATTTTGCTTGCAGCGGGCTGTCTTTCGCGGCCTTGGCGATCTCATCGGCGCCGATGGCGCCCATCAGCGACCGTGGAACCCGCATCCGCGTCCAGGCAACCGGCGTCGGTGCGCCCTTCTCGGACAGCACGGTCACGACCGCCTCACCGATGCCCAGCGAGGTCAACGCCGACTCCAGGTCGTAGACATCGGTTTTGGGATAGGTCCGGACGGTCTTGGACAGTGCCTTCTGGTCATCGGGGGTGAACGCGCGCAGGGCGTGCTGAATTCGCGCACCCAGCTGGGACAGCACGTCGTTGGGTAGATCGGTGGGCAACTGGGTGCAGAAGAAGACCCCGACGCCCTTGGAGCGGATCAGCTTGACGGTCTGCTCAACCTGGTCGAGGAACGCTTTCGACGCATCGGTGAACAACAGATGCGCCTCGTCGAAAAAGAACACCAACTTGGGTTTGTCGATGTCGCCGACCTCGGGCAGTTCGTTGAACAGGTCGGCGAGTAACCACATCAGGAACGTGGAGAAGATCACCGGACGCAATGACTGACCGCTGAACTCGAGCAGCGAGATCGTGCCGTGTTTCTGGTCGTCGACACGCAGCAGGTCACGCGGATCGAGCTTCGGCTCGCCGAAGAACGTGTCGCCGCCCTCGCCTTCCAGGTTCACCAGGGAGCGCAGGATGACGCCGGCCGTCGTGGACGACACGCCGCCCAGGGATTTCAGGTCAGCCTTGCCCTCGTCGCCGGTCAGGTGGCTGATGACGTTGCGAAGTTGGTCCAGGGTGACCAACGGGCGGTTGTTCTCCCTCGCCCAGTGGAAGATCAGACCCAGAGTCGACTCTTGAGTAGCATTGAGCCCCAACACTTTTGACAGCAAGACCGGCCCGAAACTGGCAACGGTCGCGCGGATCGGCACGCCGAGCCCGTCGGTGCCCAACGACAAGAACTCCACCGGAAAGCCGGTCGCCGCCCAATTGTCGCCGGTGTCTTTGGCGCGCGCCGCCGTTTTGTCGTTAGCCTGCCCCGGCCGCGATAGTCCTGATAGGTCGCCCTTCACATCGGCCATCAAAACCGGAACCCCGGCCGCGCTGAGCTGTTCGGCGATCAGCTGCAGCGTCTTGGTCTTGCCGGTACCGGTCGCCCCCGCCACCAGACCGTGCCTGTTGACGGTGGACAGCGGGATGCGAATCTGCGCGCTCGGGTCCGCGTTGCCGTCGATGACGACGGTGCCCAATTCCAACGCCTGGCCTTCGACGGCATAGCCGCTGGCGATGCGCCGGGCGGGTCCGTCGGCCGCTGATTCGGTGGTCATCGCTGCGGGGCCCTCCCAGGAGAAAGTTGCAACGCTCAACAGTACTGCCAGGGGCCGACGGTGGCAGGGCTCACGTGGGCTTACGCTGAGCGCTGTGCGCGATGAATTGGTGTGGATCGACTGCGAGATGACCGGGCTGGATCTGGGCTCGGACAAGTTGATCGAGATCGCGGCCCTGGTCACCGACGCCGATCTCAACATCCTCGGCGACGGCGTCGACGTGGTCATCCACGCCGATGACGCCGCCCTGTCGTCGATGATCGACGTGGTCACCGAAATGCACACCCGCTCGGGGCTGATCAACGAGGTGCGGGCGTCTACCGTCGACCTGGCTACGGCCGAGGCGATGGTGCTCGAATACGTCGGCAAGCACGTCAAGTCGCCCAAGACGGCACCGCTGGCCGGCAATTCGATAGCCACCGATCGTTCGTTCATCGCCCGCGATATGCCGGCCCTGGACTCGTTTCTGCATTACCGGATGATCGACGTCAGCTCGATCAAGGAACTCTGCCGCCGCTGGTACCCCCGTGTGTACTACGGCCAGCCGGCCAAGGGGCTGTCCCACCGGGCGCTCGCCGACATCCGCGAGTCGATCCGCGAGCTGCAGTTCTACCGCCGCACCGCCTTCGTGCCCCTTCCCGGGCCTTCTACCAGCGAGATCGCGGCGGTGGCCGCCGAACTACAGGGCCACGACGGCGCTGCGCAGACAATTGATTCGGCCGCCGAGCCCCCGAACCGCTAGTATCGACAGTCGCCGCTTCTAGCAGGCGGCCGTGGTGGGTGTAGTTCAGCTGGTAGAGCGTCAGGTTGTGATCCTGAATGTCGCGGGTTCGAGTCCCGTCACTCACCCCACAGGTCAGAGGGCATTTTGCCCTCTGACCTTTTTTGCTTCTCCGGGGCAATCGCAAGCACAGCGGCCAGCGAACCGCCGCTGATCGGCCGCCGATCTAGCTGTCGGCTCGCGACCTATTGCACTGTGGCGCAATGACCTTGCGACGCCGACCAGAATTGTTGGCTGCGCACGCCAAATCCCGACATCAACCCGGTACCGATATTTGCCAGCGCCCGCCCTTCCCCACGATCCATGGCGTACTATCACCCCATTGCATAAGTTCGGAGTGGTTATGTCTGTTCTGAAGTACAAGGTCGTCCTCGTCCTGGTTCTCGCGTTCACCGCCCCGGCAGCATCGGGGTGCACGGCCACCCTCGTATGCGACCCGTTCTTCACCTGCGCATAGCATTTTCGTTGTAATCCATTGCGCTGCAACTAATTCAAGCTGCAGAGCGAATCTCGAGCGGACATGTCAGCCGAAAGATATGCTGACCCGATGGCCGAGGCGCCGGCACGAGCGAGTCGGTGGGCTGCATTTCGCAATGCCCTTTCCAATGCCAATATCGCCAGAGCGGAATCATCGATCGCCGCCGGCGTCGTGGCCCATGTGGCCTGGGTCTCGACGATGTTGGTCGTCACCTTCGATCTGTTGGGCCCGGTAGGCCCCGGCTGGTTCCTGATCGTTCGCCAGATCACCGGGGCGATCAGCGCCCCCGTGTATGCCGCCCTGGCGGGCCGGTTCCGGCGCGAGCGCGTGCTGGCCGGCTCCATCGTCGCTCGCGGAATCGCGGTGGCGCTTGTGATTCCGCTGTTGGGACACCACACGGCGACCACGCTGCTGTTTGCGGTGATCGCACTGGAAGGATTCACCCAGTCCGCCCCGAAGGCACTGAACGACGCGCTCATGCCGTGGCTGGCCGACTCTCCGGCCCAGCTGGTCGCCGCGAACGCCGTTTCCGCCCTGCTCGAGACCTCCGGGGTGTTGGTGGGCGCGGGGGTGGCCGCCGCGGCATTGGGGTCCGCCGGACCCACCGCCGCTTTGGTGACCATCGTGGTGTTCTGCGCGCTGGGGGCATCGCCGCTTTTCACCATTCGCGGGATCGACACCCGGGTGCGCAACGAGGGCTCGCGAGTTGTCAACGAACTCGCCGGCGGCATCGGCGTACTGCGGCGGTCGACGAATGCCCGGGTAGTGGTCGCCGCCATGGCCATCACCGCGTCGCTGACCGGTACCGCGCAAAGCATCGTCGCCAGCATTGCGACCGAGCTGCTGCATATGGGCGAGTCGGGGACCCCGGTGCTGATCGGAGCGGTCGGAATCGGCGGACTGGTCGGCGGCATCGCGAGCCTCTCGCTGGGCCGTCATTCGATGTCGCTGCCGATGGTCGCCGGATTTCTGGCCTGCGCCCTGGTCTTGCTCGTCCTCGCGGTGACCTCGGCGCAGGCTTTGGCCATCCCGCTGCTGAGCGCGTTCGGCATCGGGATCGCCTACCAAATCGTGTGCGGGCGCACCCTGTTGCAACGCAGCGCGTCCGGACGGTCGCTGGACCTGCTCGCCGGAATCAACGCGGTAATCGCCGTCTCGGTCGTCGGCGTGGCCGGGTTCTGCGCCGCCGAGATCAACGCCGCGATCGGAGTGCGCGGAACGCTGCGCGTGGCAGCCGGTTTGGCGCTGCTCGGCGCGATCTACGGCCTGTGGCGCGTCCTGCGGGTGGAACGGCGCTCGCCGGTGCAGCGCGCGGAATTGGACGCCATCAGAAGCGTGGCGGCGTTTCGGCCGTTGTCTGTCGCGGCCGCCGACCAGCTTGCCTCGGCCTTGATCGCCGTCGCGGCCGCCGAAGGCGATGTCGTTGTCCGGCAAGGCGACTCCGCCGACGACATGTTCCTGATCGGCTCCGGCGTCTTCGAAACCGTCGTCGACGGCCGGCCGGTGCGAACGCTGCACAACGGTGACCACTTCGGCGAGATCGCCCTGCTGTTCGACGTGCCGCGCACCGCCACCGTGCGATGCCTGCAGGCGGGCGCCCTGTGGCGGCTGCGCCGGGAAGATTTCCTGAGCGCCGTCACCGGAAATTCGACCACTCAGGACGCGATGCAGGCGATCGTCGACCAGCGACTCGAGCACGCCGGCAGCCTCGGCCGCAAACCCGTGGACTAGCCGCGTCAGGTGTTGGCGTTGCCGGCTTTCCACTGCGGCCAGGGGATGTTCCAGTCGCCCAGGCCCTCGGTGCCGGGAAGCGTCGACCCGACCGTATTGACGACCTCGACGATGTCCCCGCTCTTGCTGTGGTCGTAGAACCACTCGGCATTGCTCGGGCTGACGTTCAGGCAGCCGTGGCTGGTGTTGGTGTGGCCCTGGGCACCGACCGACCACGGCGCGGAGTGGACGAAGACACCGCTGTAGGACATCTGGGTGGCCCAGTCGACTTCGGTGCGATATCCGTTGGGTGAGTTGACCGGAACCCCGTAAGTCGACGAGTCCATGATGATGTGCTTGTACCGGCCGCCGATGATGTAGAAGCCGTTGGCCGTCGGGGTGCTGTCCTTACCCATCGACGTCGGCATCGTCTTGACGACCTCACCGTTGACCCGGACGGTCACCATCTTGGTGGTGTCGTCGGCGGTCGAGATGACCTCGTCGCCAATCGTGAAGTGGGTCTTGACGTTGTCCTCGCCGAACATCCCGTCGCCCAAATCGACGCCGTAAGTGTTGACCGCGACGTCGACCGCGGTCCCCGACTTCCAGAAATGCTCTGGGCGCCAACGCACTTCGCGATTATTCAGCCAATAGAACGCGCCCTCGACCGGTGGGTTGGTGGTGATTTTGATCGCCCTCTGGGCGGCGGCGCGGTCGGCGATGTTCTCGTCGAACCGAATCGCCACCGGCTCGCCGATGCCGACGACCTCACCATCGCCCGGGGCGACATAGGGCATCGTCAGGTGTGCGGGTGAACTGGTCGCGAAGCTCATCTGGCGGCTCGCCGCGCCACCGAGCCCGGTCGCCTTGACGTTCAGCGTGTAGTGCCGGTTGTAGCCGAGCTGCTCGGTGGTCGACCAGCGCAGCCCATCCGGGCTGAGTTGACCGTTGATCGCCCGGCCGTTGTCGTTGACCATCGTGACCGACGCCAGCACACCGTCGGCAACGTTCACCGTGACCGGCGCATCGACCGTGACGCCGACGGCGCCGTCCGACACCGAGGAGGTCAGCTTGGGGACCAGCAGGTCGGCAAACGGTGTGCCCTTGTCGAAGATGATCTTCGGCGGCGCGGCAGCGTGGTTGCCGCTACAGGAGACGCCGACCACGGCAAACATCACTAACCCAGCAGCCAGCCACGATCGACGTCTACGCAAAGGCGCCATCAAGTGACCTTCCACAATATTGATGCTTATGTACGGTCACCGCTGACCGGAGAATACTTGCAAATATTCTAATGGGTTACGCCGTGTGCTCATGGCAACTCAGCCCGATGACCTTAAGGCAGCAGCGCAAGGCCCGCAAAACACACGCCGCGCAGGCTCTACACTGAAAGATCCAGCGATTTCGCGCTGCGACAGGATGCCTGTTAAAGTCGCAACGCAATCTCGGCTGACCAAGCGCCGTTAGCTCAGTTGGTAGAGCAGCTGACTCTTAATCAGCGGGTCCGGGGTTCGAAACCCTGACGGCGCACAACCGCAGTTCCGCTGCACCCGCCGCTTCGCGGGCGCAATCGCACCAACCCCGCCAGCCGAGCATGTCTCCGCGGGCCATTTCGGCGGCACGGCAGAGCCTGGGTGGCGCGCCCGACCTTCGTCGAAGAGTCGCACCGTCCTAAATCGTCAGCCGAAAGAGCAGACGCGGTCGACGCCGTATCTGCTCTAGACAAACCACATTGCCCTATGTGTATGGTCGACGGTCAGGACGCCCTCGCCAACCAGGCGCCGATCGACCGGAAGATACCTGCGGGCGTTGATCGCGGCCATTTCGCATTGGGTCTGGTGGGTGTGTATCTCGCCGTATCGGCGGTGTGCTGGGCTGCGACGCTGCCCGACTACTTCAGTGCGACAGACGGTTTCACCGCGACCGGCGCACGAACGGGATCGTTGCCGTTCGCCTTGACGATGGCCGGGATATCCGTTGCCCTGACCGTCGGTGCCTACTTACGAACAAGTCGTCCCGACCAGTTGGCGAAACCCACGCCCGGAGCGACGGCCGCACGACCCTAGTCGCGGTCAGGAGGCGCAGCGGCCTTGGCCGGCGCATCGAAGAATGTCGTCATGTCGACGCCACGCTCGTATTCCGCCATCCACACCGCGGCCCACTGCGGCAACGGCTGGTCTGCCGGATTGTGGTACGGAGCCTGCGACATGATGAGCCGCAATATCATTGCTACCAGTTCGCGCGATGGGACATCGTGAAACATGCTGGGGGGCAATACTTTGCGCGATGGTCCTACGAATCGGAGCCGCAGCCGGCGCTTCAGTTCGGTGACTACCACGCCGGACGTCATGGTCCGGTGGGCGGACAGCCCTCCTCGATCGGTGGCGGGCACGTGGCGATCGAAACCGTGCGCGATCGCCTCGACCACCGACATCACATGTTTGGCCGTCGCAAAGGTGTACCTCGACCGGCTCCATCGATGACGCGTCAGGTGATCGCAGATGATGAGGCCGGAACTGCGGTGCTCAATCTCCTCGACGAAGTGCCACAAGATCAACGATGCGATTCGCGGATCGCCGCCGCCGAAGATCGAATCACGGTGGTCCAGGAAGACCTTGAACAGCGGCGTGAAGGTGGCTTCGATGTTCGCCACGTAGGAGACGTGGAACTCAGTGGATCGGCTCGCGAGTAACGAATCGAAGAGATCCGTGACCTCCCGTTGAGTTTCCTTTAGTCCTGGATACTGCTTGATCAGGGTGTTCATGTGCTTACGGTGTGCCCATGAGTGCTGGCCCTCCTGCCGCACGAAGGCCTCCATCTCCTCGGCGACCTTAGGGTCAGTGACTCGATCCTTGGCGTCCCTCAGCGCGTTGATGATGTACTGCTCGAAGGGGACGGCGAAAAAAGTGAACAGGTTGCCGAATATCCCAAACATCGGGTTCGCCGGCTGCCACTGAAACGGGACTGTGTCATCGAAGGTCCACGGCAACTTGCGAATCACCAGATCAGTCATCTGCGCATCCCCAGGCTCGTCGAGGGTCTGCGCACGATCATACACTTTAGACTTTTGTATGGTGTGATTTTCGGCCTGCTGCGGAGTTCATCACCATCCACGTACGTCAGCAGCGTATGGTCAAGCGAGCAGGTGAGCAGCGCCAGGCGCGACTGCCGATCTAGATGGCGAGGGACGGGTATGTCATACGACACGATCATCCGAAACGGACGGTGGTTTGACGGGACTGGAGCGCCCTCGGCCATCCGCAATATCGGAATTTCGGGCGGGCACGTGACCGCAGTCTCGACCGACAACCTCGACGAAGCCGGTTGCCCCAACGTCATTGACGCATCCGGAAAGTGGGTTGTCCCCGGGTTCCTCGACATTCACACGCACTACGACATCGAGGTCCTCGAAGGCCCCGGGTTGGCAGAGTCGGTCAGGCACGGCGTGACAACCGTGGCAACGGGATCGTGCTCGATATCAACCATTCACGTCGATGCCGAAGAAGCCGGCGACCTCTTCGGCCGAGTCGAGGCGATCCCTCGCGAATATGTGATCAAGTCGATCGGCGCGCACAAGACGTGGCGCAACGGCGAGGAGTACATCGCGGCGATCGAGGGACTGCCGCTGGGCCCGAATCTGTGCTCCTTCATTGGACATTCGGATATCCGCACCGTCACCATGGGGCTCGACCGCTCCACCAACGACGACGTCAAGCCGACCCGCGCCGAAGTGGCGCGCATGGAGCGGATGCTGACCGAGGCGCTCGATGCCGGCTTCATCGGTTTGTCGACTAATCAGCTCCGGTTCGACAAACTCGACGGGCAGACGTGCCGGTCGCGCACACTGCCGTCCACCTACGCTAAATGGCAAGAGAACCGCCGACTGCAGACGCTGGTGCGCACCCGGGGCCGCGTCCTGCAATCGGCTCCCGACATCGGCATGCCGCTGCGGATGGTGGTCCAGGCAGTGCAGTCGATCGGGTTGTTTCGCACGCCGCTGAAGACCAGCCTGCTGGCTGCGGCGGACGCCAAGTCAAATCCTGTCGCGTTCTACTTCCTCAAGGGACTGGCCACCGCGGTCAATGGGCTCGGCGCTGACTTCCGCTTTCAGCATCTGCCGGTACCGTTCACCGTCTACGCCGACGGCATCGACTTCGTCATCTTTGAGGAGTTCGGATCGGGGCAGGAAGCGATGCACCTGGCAGACTGTCTGGAACGCGACGAGTTGATGCGCGACGAGGCCTACCGCCGGCGGTTCCGCAAAGACTACGACCAGAAGTTCGGAATTCGGGTGTGGCACCGCGACTTTTTCGACGCGATGATCACGGATTGCCCGGATCGGTCAGTCGTCGGAAAGTCGTTCGGCGAGGTCGGCATTGATCGCGGCGGCCTGCACCCCGTCGACGCATTCCTCGACCTGGTACTCGAACACGGCACCAAACTTCGCTGGTTCACCACTATCTCCAACCACCGCCCCGAAGTACTCAAGAAGTTCGCCACCGAGCCCTACACCCAGTTGGGATTCTCGGATGCCGGTGCGCACCTTCGGAATATGGCTTTCTACAACATGGGCCTGCGGCTGCTCAAGCACGTGCAGGACGCGGCAAAGGCCGGAAGACCTTTCATGACAGTCGAACACGCCGTACATCGCCTCAGTGGCGAAATCGCCGACTGGTATGGGATCGACGCCGGCCACCTGCGCATCGGCGATCGGGCGGACCTGTCGATCATCGATCCCGAGCGTCTCGATGACTCCCTGGAGGAGTACGCCGAAGAACGCGTAGAACAGTACGGCGGGTTGTCCCGCATGGTGAATCGCAACGACGCCACCGTCGTCGCGGTGTTCGTCGGCGGCCGGCAGGTGGTGGCAAACGGCGTACCCACCGACATCCTCGGGAAGGTGCGTACCGGCAGCTTCCTGCGCGCCGGCCGGCGATCACCTGCCGTGGCGCCGGCGTCCACCGCGCGCAGCGGCGCCGCCGACGAGAACGCGAACGGATTTGCGCGTCGGTGAGGTGCAGTCAGCCCAGCGCTCTACCCAATTCCTGGGCGAAAACGCGGACCATGTGCTGAACGCCAATCTCGTTGCGGCCGATGATCATATGATCATGCTGGCCATGGCGGACGCCCTGTCCGCTTTGCGGTAGCTCGCGAAGTCTTCATCGCCCGCCGCCGCGTGCACTGCCCCTTCGTTGGGGTCGTGGGCGATCACGGCAACGCGCTGCAGTGGACGTATGGAATCCTGTTGCTGATGCGAACACATGGGTGGTCGGGCGCCACGCCGGCCGACGATGAGGAGGCAATCGCCCGTATCCTCGACGCCGCACGGCGCCGGATCGATCTATCCGGCACGGACTTCGGCATTTCCGACGTGGCGAAGGACGTCGGCGTCACCCGTCAGACTGTCTATCGCTACTTCCCCAGCACCGAAGCACTGTTGTTCGCGACGTCGATCGCGGAAGTCGGCCCGTTCCTGGACAGCTTGGCCGCCCACGTGCACAAGATCCACGACCCGGCCGAAGCGGTAGTCGAGGGAATCGCCCACACGCTGGAAAGGCTTCCCCACGAGCGGTACCTGAGCCTGCTGTTGACCCCGGGCAAGGCCAGCACATTTTCGGCCGGCGTCACCTCTGACGTCGCGATGGCGTTCGGACGCTCAATAGTCGAGAGGTTCAACGTTGACTGGGACAGTGCAGGGCTCGTCGGCGATGAACTCGATCGGCTGGTCGAGTTCATGCTGCGGATCTTCCAATCGTTGGTCATCGATCCTGGGCGCCCGCCACATCGAGGCCAGGAATTGCGAGCGTTCCTGCGCAGGTGGGTTGCGCCGGCGATCTCCCTCAACGCTCCGCTCAGTCCGGCCGCCCGACCGAACAAAAAGACGACTAAGGGTGCCCCGCAGACGAAGTCACGCACCAAGGCCAAAATCCGTTAGGTGAGTCAGAAGATCCCTTGTTCTCGCAGCGTCTGCCCAAATGCGTTGACGTCGGCCGCAAAGAGATGCGGCTGCTCGAAAGCCGCGAAGTGACCGCCTCGCTCCTGGACGGTGTAATGCAGCAGGTTGTAGCGCTTCTCGGCCCATACTCTCGGGACCCGCATCAGTTCATACGGATACACGGCGTAGCCGGTCGGAACGTCGACCCGGCCCGTCCACTCGCTCAGGGCGCCGGTGCCCGCTCGCGCCGCTTCGGCGTACAACCTGGCCGCAGACGTTGCGGTACCGGTGAGCCAGTACAACATCAGGTTGTCGATCAGCCGGTCAGTTCGGATTGGCATCCCGTCGCGGATGTCGCTCCACGCATGAAACTTCTCCAGGATCCAGCCGGCGAGGCCGAGCGGTGAATCATTTAGTCCGAAACCCAGCGAGTGCGGTCGGGTCCCTTGCAGTTCCATGTAGGCCGTGCCGCCGGCCATCCGCTCCGCAGACGTGATCATCGCAGCCAGTTCAGTCTCGGTCACGCCGGTCATCGCGTCGGAGCCGTCACCGTCGAATGGCGAGAACAGCATGTTGGTGTGGATGGCGGCCACCCGGTGCGAGAAGTGCTCGCCTAGGTAGCGGACGACGAGCGCGCCCCAGTCGCCGCCTTGCGCCACGTATCGCGAATATCCGAGTTGACCCATCACGTCGTCCACTGCGGCCGCGACCTTCGCCGTGTCCACACCCCGTTCGGTAGTCGGCCCGGAGAATCCATAACCCGGCATGGAGAACACGACGACATGGAACTGCTCACGGAGCAGCGGAAGAACATCGAAGAATTCGACGATCGAACCGGGCCATCCGTGGATCAGCACCAACGGAATCGCGCTGTTATCAGCCGATGGAACGTGCAGCAGGTGCACCCGCTGTCCAGCGGCAGTCGCAATAAAAGATCCCCACCCGTTGAGTTCGGCTTCGGTGGCCCGCCAGTCATAGCCGTCACGCCAACGGTCGATGAGCGACCGGAGCGCCGCCTGCTCGGTTCCGTAATCCCATCCGGCTCCGTCGAGTTCGTCGGGCCACCGGGCGGATTCGAGGCGCCGCCGCAGATCGTCCAAATCACCGTCGGCGACCGAGACCTTGAAGGGCGTGGGCTCATGGACCGCTGCCATTCGACCTCCTTCAGCTGTATCCGACATGATGCTAACGTACGGCTAGACATAAATGATGATCTGTCTAGTCATGCGGAGGCATTGTGCAGGTG from the Mycobacterium lentiflavum genome contains:
- the orn gene encoding oligoribonuclease; the protein is MRDELVWIDCEMTGLDLGSDKLIEIAALVTDADLNILGDGVDVVIHADDAALSSMIDVVTEMHTRSGLINEVRASTVDLATAEAMVLEYVGKHVKSPKTAPLAGNSIATDRSFIARDMPALDSFLHYRMIDVSSIKELCRRWYPRVYYGQPAKGLSHRALADIRESIRELQFYRRTAFVPLPGPSTSEIAAVAAELQGHDGAAQTIDSAAEPPNR
- a CDS encoding N-acyl-D-amino-acid deacylase family protein, whose amino-acid sequence is MSYDTIIRNGRWFDGTGAPSAIRNIGISGGHVTAVSTDNLDEAGCPNVIDASGKWVVPGFLDIHTHYDIEVLEGPGLAESVRHGVTTVATGSCSISTIHVDAEEAGDLFGRVEAIPREYVIKSIGAHKTWRNGEEYIAAIEGLPLGPNLCSFIGHSDIRTVTMGLDRSTNDDVKPTRAEVARMERMLTEALDAGFIGLSTNQLRFDKLDGQTCRSRTLPSTYAKWQENRRLQTLVRTRGRVLQSAPDIGMPLRMVVQAVQSIGLFRTPLKTSLLAAADAKSNPVAFYFLKGLATAVNGLGADFRFQHLPVPFTVYADGIDFVIFEEFGSGQEAMHLADCLERDELMRDEAYRRRFRKDYDQKFGIRVWHRDFFDAMITDCPDRSVVGKSFGEVGIDRGGLHPVDAFLDLVLEHGTKLRWFTTISNHRPEVLKKFATEPYTQLGFSDAGAHLRNMAFYNMGLRLLKHVQDAAKAGRPFMTVEHAVHRLSGEIADWYGIDAGHLRIGDRADLSIIDPERLDDSLEEYAEERVEQYGGLSRMVNRNDATVVAVFVGGRQVVANGVPTDILGKVRTGSFLRAGRRSPAVAPASTARSGAADENANGFARR
- a CDS encoding epoxide hydrolase family protein yields the protein MAAVHEPTPFKVSVADGDLDDLRRRLESARWPDELDGAGWDYGTEQAALRSLIDRWRDGYDWRATEAELNGWGSFIATAAGQRVHLLHVPSADNSAIPLVLIHGWPGSIVEFFDVLPLLREQFHVVVFSMPGYGFSGPTTERGVDTAKVAAAVDDVMGQLGYSRYVAQGGDWGALVVRYLGEHFSHRVAAIHTNMLFSPFDGDGSDAMTGVTETELAAMITSAERMAGGTAYMELQGTRPHSLGFGLNDSPLGLAGWILEKFHAWSDIRDGMPIRTDRLIDNLMLYWLTGTATSAARLYAEAARAGTGALSEWTGRVDVPTGYAVYPYELMRVPRVWAEKRYNLLHYTVQERGGHFAAFEQPHLFAADVNAFGQTLREQGIF
- a CDS encoding L,D-transpeptidase, giving the protein MAPLRRRRSWLAAGLVMFAVVGVSCSGNHAAAPPKIIFDKGTPFADLLVPKLTSSVSDGAVGVTVDAPVTVNVADGVLASVTMVNDNGRAINGQLSPDGLRWSTTEQLGYNRHYTLNVKATGLGGAASRQMSFATSSPAHLTMPYVAPGDGEVVGIGEPVAIRFDENIADRAAAQRAIKITTNPPVEGAFYWLNNREVRWRPEHFWKSGTAVDVAVNTYGVDLGDGMFGEDNVKTHFTIGDEVISTADDTTKMVTVRVNGEVVKTMPTSMGKDSTPTANGFYIIGGRYKHIIMDSSTYGVPVNSPNGYRTEVDWATQMSYSGVFVHSAPWSVGAQGHTNTSHGCLNVSPSNAEWFYDHSKSGDIVEVVNTVGSTLPGTEGLGDWNIPWPQWKAGNANT
- a CDS encoding metal-dependent hydrolase; translation: MTDLVIRKLPWTFDDTVPFQWQPANPMFGIFGNLFTFFAVPFEQYIINALRDAKDRVTDPKVAEEMEAFVRQEGQHSWAHRKHMNTLIKQYPGLKETQREVTDLFDSLLASRSTEFHVSYVANIEATFTPLFKVFLDHRDSIFGGGDPRIASLILWHFVEEIEHRSSGLIICDHLTRHRWSRSRYTFATAKHVMSVVEAIAHGFDRHVPATDRGGLSAHRTMTSGVVVTELKRRLRLRFVGPSRKVLPPSMFHDVPSRELVAMILRLIMSQAPYHNPADQPLPQWAAVWMAEYERGVDMTTFFDAPAKAAAPPDRD
- a CDS encoding TetR/AcrR family transcriptional regulator encodes the protein MRTHGWSGATPADDEEAIARILDAARRRIDLSGTDFGISDVAKDVGVTRQTVYRYFPSTEALLFATSIAEVGPFLDSLAAHVHKIHDPAEAVVEGIAHTLERLPHERYLSLLLTPGKASTFSAGVTSDVAMAFGRSIVERFNVDWDSAGLVGDELDRLVEFMLRIFQSLVIDPGRPPHRGQELRAFLRRWVAPAISLNAPLSPAARPNKKTTKGAPQTKSRTKAKIR
- a CDS encoding cyclic nucleotide-binding domain-containing protein, translated to MAEAPARASRWAAFRNALSNANIARAESSIAAGVVAHVAWVSTMLVVTFDLLGPVGPGWFLIVRQITGAISAPVYAALAGRFRRERVLAGSIVARGIAVALVIPLLGHHTATTLLFAVIALEGFTQSAPKALNDALMPWLADSPAQLVAANAVSALLETSGVLVGAGVAAAALGSAGPTAALVTIVVFCALGASPLFTIRGIDTRVRNEGSRVVNELAGGIGVLRRSTNARVVVAAMAITASLTGTAQSIVASIATELLHMGESGTPVLIGAVGIGGLVGGIASLSLGRHSMSLPMVAGFLACALVLLVLAVTSAQALAIPLLSAFGIGIAYQIVCGRTLLQRSASGRSLDLLAGINAVIAVSVVGVAGFCAAEINAAIGVRGTLRVAAGLALLGAIYGLWRVLRVERRSPVQRAELDAIRSVAAFRPLSVAAADQLASALIAVAAAEGDVVVRQGDSADDMFLIGSGVFETVVDGRPVRTLHNGDHFGEIALLFDVPRTATVRCLQAGALWRLRREDFLSAVTGNSTTQDAMQAIVDQRLEHAGSLGRKPVD
- a CDS encoding helicase HerA-like domain-containing protein codes for the protein MTTESAADGPARRIASGYAVEGQALELGTVVIDGNADPSAQIRIPLSTVNRHGLVAGATGTGKTKTLQLIAEQLSAAGVPVLMADVKGDLSGLSRPGQANDKTAARAKDTGDNWAATGFPVEFLSLGTDGLGVPIRATVASFGPVLLSKVLGLNATQESTLGLIFHWARENNRPLVTLDQLRNVISHLTGDEGKADLKSLGGVSSTTAGVILRSLVNLEGEGGDTFFGEPKLDPRDLLRVDDQKHGTISLLEFSGQSLRPVIFSTFLMWLLADLFNELPEVGDIDKPKLVFFFDEAHLLFTDASKAFLDQVEQTVKLIRSKGVGVFFCTQLPTDLPNDVLSQLGARIQHALRAFTPDDQKALSKTVRTYPKTDVYDLESALTSLGIGEAVVTVLSEKGAPTPVAWTRMRVPRSLMGAIGADEIAKAAKDSPLQAKYGQTIQQPSEPEVRQPRPPSPQAPAPRDLPSYPDPYEIPPMPAPAEPKGPAMWEEVLQNPTVKSGINTAIREAVKSIFGTGRRRR